The following DNA comes from Micromonospora chokoriensis.
GGGTGGGGTCGAGCACCACCACCGAGGCAGCGCCGTTGCGCCGGGCGAACAACGCCGTCAGCAGCGCCACCACGCCGGCGCCGACCACGGCGACGCGCCGGCCGCGTACCCCGTCGCCGAGGGCGCGGACGTCGGCGCCGTGCAGGTCGGCGGCCGCGTGCAGGAGGCCGTTGGCGCAGATCGGGCCCATGTGCGCGACGTAGACGCCGAGCAGCGGGTCCAGGTCCTCGGGCAGCGGCACGAACCGTTCGGCGACCGGGTCGGCCAGCCAACCGGTCCGGTGCCCGTAGGTCATGGCGCCGACCGCGCCCACCGCGACGGCCGGCGTCGCGCTCTCCACCACGCGGCCGACCTGCATGTAGCCCAGCCGGGTCACCGGGTACGGGGTGCTCGCCGCGCCCGGCTGGAACAGGCCCAGGTCGGCGTTCCAGGTGACGTTCAGGTAGGGGTTGGTGCCCTTGACGTAGCTCAGCTCCGTGCCGGCGGAGACGCCACTGAAGAGCGTCTCGACCCGGAACGTGCCGGGGCGCAGCGGCGCGGCGTCCTGCTCGACCAGCTCGACCCGGCCGGGACCGGTGACCACCACGACCCGGTCAGGCATCGACGGTCACCCCCGTGTGCAGCGCCGCGGGGGCGGTCGGGGTGGCGAGTCGTACGGTCGTGCCGGTGCGGGCCGAGTCGGCCACCGCGAGGGCCAGTCGCTGGGTCGCGAGGGCCTCGGCGTACGGGACGCGCACGTCGTCG
Coding sequences within:
- a CDS encoding zinc-dependent alcohol dehydrogenase; the encoded protein is MPDRVVVVTGPGRVELVEQDAAPLRPGTFRVETLFSGVSAGTELSYVKGTNPYLNVTWNADLGLFQPGAASTPYPVTRLGYMQVGRVVESATPAVAVGAVGAMTYGHRTGWLADPVAERFVPLPEDLDPLLGVYVAHMGPICANGLLHAAADLHGADVRALGDGVRGRRVAVVGAGVVALLTALFARRNGAASVVVLDPTPHRRHAAEALGLETLDPEADDPAVVLKTRWAHTAGDRGADVVFQCRGQAWALHLALRLLRPQGTVIDLAFYQEGADAVRLGEEFHHNGLSLRCAQIGRVPRGLAPTWDRERLSAETVDLLRAYGDTVRKHLVSAVVPFDEAPTLLTDLADRRRRELQVVLSA